aCTTAGTTACCTGTTTCAATGTCATCTAAAGTCAACTGAAAAGTGAAGCAGGCAGTAATATAGCCATGGAAAGAAATTCAAGTTTATGGAAGAACCTAATAGATGAACACCCAGTCTGCACAACCTGGAAGCAAGAGGCCGAAGGAGCCATTTATCATCTTGCCAGTATTTTGTTTGTAGTAGGCTTCATGGGTGGCAGTGGATTCTTCGGGCTCCTTTATGTCTTCAGTTTGCTGGGGTTGGGTTTTCTCTGTTCTGCTGTCTGGGCTTGGGTAGATGTCTGTGCAGCCGACATATTTTCCTGGAATTTTGTCCTCTTTGTCATCTGCTTCATGCAATTTGTTCATATTGCATATCAAGTTCGCAGCATAACCTTTGCCCGAGAATTCCAAGTGCTGTACAGCTCCCTTTTCCAGCCCCTGGGGATCTCTTTGCCTGTCTTCAGAACGATTGCTTTGAGCTCTGAAGTGGTTACTTTGGAAAAGGAACACTGTTATGCCATGCAGGGGAAAACTTCCATTGATAAACTCTCCTTGCTTGTTTCAGGAAGGTTTGTACCTTTGGTGCTTGCATGTCTTTCCTCAAGTAttagttgtttgtatttctttccaCTATATTTTTCCATCTCAGTATTGCATAGTCCTTGGTGGCATTTAGCACCCTGAGGGTTGAGGAACTCTTTGATACATGAGTCACAGACATAGCCATTTAGAGTATATGGCATTATTTACTTGAAGCAGAAAATAATCAAGAGCGTTAATATTTCATCTTAGAAATCAAATTACATGAATCTTAAAATTAAAGTATGAATTTGTTTATCTGGATATGATATTTGTTTCCTAGATAATTACTGAAAGTCAAGAAGAGGATGATGTCAGCTTGAATTAATAGAATACTTATATTGGCGTGCAAAGTATTTTAAAGACTCTTTGATAGGGCATTCTTTTAAGTAACAgagaacatttaaattttattattatctttttttcttcagtacaCTCTAGCAATTGCCCATGGGAAGCAGGCGGGGGGACACTTCAGGCACATACATAGAAATCTAAACTttgaaaataggccaggtgtggtggctcacacctataatcccagcactttgggaggccgaggcaggataatcacctgaggtcagcggttcaagaccagcctggccaacattgtgaaactcccatctctactataaatacaaaaacaaaattatccaggcatggtggcatgtgcctgtagtcccagctactcgggagggtgaggcaggataattgcttgagcctgggtgggaggtggaggttgcagtgagctgagatcatgccactacactccagcctaagcaacagaatgagactctatctcaaaaataaaataaaataaactttgaaaacaaaGTTTGGGAGAGGAAACAATAGTGGGATTACTCAtggttttcaaaaagttaaaaatttggcttacaggccaagcgtggtggctcatgcctgtaatcccagcactttgggaggccaaggctagtggatcacttgaggtcaggagttcgagaccagcctggccaacatggtgaaaccccatctctactaaaaataccaaaaacttagctggacatcgtggtgcatgcttgtaatcccagctactcgggaggctgaggcatgagaatcgcttcaacctgggaggaggaggttccagggagccgagatcatgccactgcactccacactgggcaacagactgagactccgtctcaaaaaataaataaaaatttggttGACAGAGGTACTTGCAGAACTCCTCTATGCTCTTAAATGTTTCCCTACTTAATGTAAAATCTGACAGAGTCCATTAAAACGTTTTATTGAAGCATAATATGCATGCATAAATAGATATATATCATAAATGTACAACTTGatgcattttctgaatttcacTCAATATTCCAGAATCCTGACTGTGTAAGGAACGTGAGAACATGAATCTTACAGGATATTATGTCACTTATTATAATGTATGAATTTAATATTTGCCTTTCAAAATCGTAAAGGGCAAAAGAGTCATCAGGGATCTGAAATACACTTCCTCTaccccccccacccctccccagttatgtgctgtctttctctttcccttataaatgtTGTTCTTGTGTTTTGATAGGATCAGAGTGACAGTTGATGGCGAATTTCTGCATTACATTTTCCCCCTTCAGTTCCTGGATTCTCCTGAGTGGGATTCACTGAGACCCACAGAGGAAGGCATTTTTCAGGTAAGGGATACCAGACCACACAGTTAGCACTCCCTCTTTCAAACCGATGTTTGTTTAATAATAAGTAACCAAACAGAACAGTGgataagaaaagaatattttaagactttGGAATGTACTTTGCAGCATACATGACTTCCCAATTCTGTTGGACTCCTGATGATTAATGCCATTTTATAGGTCCAGTGATGAGAAGAGCAGGTGCTGCATATGACAGAAAGGAGGCTGTGATCAATACTTTAAGCTATACTTTGCATAACTGCATATTTaggaattaaaatataattgagaTTTGACTAAACACTGCTAATGTGACAGTCTAGAAAACATCAAGAACAAAAACTgcacttattaaaaaataaatgattttttaaatttaaaatgccagTGGATTTCACTTGTTTTCCAGCAACAGAATGCTAAACTTACTGTCATTACTCTGCTGCCACGTCTGGCAGTTTTGAAAGATAATCATTTCAGcaggtttcatttattttgttatacaattttcttataaatatatgtgtgtatgcagcAAACTCAAATATGTATGCAAATTAGGTATATACATTCTATTTTCTACTGCAGAAACTGCATTAGGGTTAAATGTCCGCAGTCTTCAGAATTGACTTGGAAATATTTCTGTAACATtagccaacttttttttaaaatatcaagtagTTCTCCCTTCAATGAAAGAAATATAGATACTGGGACTTAGAAAAACAGATAGATTGAAGATGGCTAGAACATTGTGATTATTCatattatagattatatatatagtaaCAAATTTTATAGTTTCGATTTTTGCAATATATTGTAGGTCAGTGGGCTTTTTCAACCTTAAAAAGGcagcaggtgaaattaatttaacATTTAGGGTAGAAAAAATGTGGCAGAAGTTTTCTTGCTTCCACATCTGTTTATGTGTGGTCTTGTGTTTTTTAGGTAACCCTCACTGCAGAAACTGATTGTCGATATGTGTCTTGGAGGAGAAAGAAATTGTATCTGCTCTTTGCTCAGCATCGTTATATCTCCCGCTTGTTTTCAGTGCTAATTGGCAGTGACATTGCAGATAAACTCTATGCCTTGAATGACAGGGTATATATAGGAAAAAGATATCACTATGATATTCGGCTACCCAACTTCTATCAAATGTCAAGTCCAGAAATACGCAGATCACCCCTGACACAACATTTTCGGAATTCCAGACGATACTGTGATAAATGACATCAAAGTCTGAAATGTATAAGTATAAAAAAAGACTCTCTCTTCATCATTCCCCAAATGAaataggaaaatacaaaaaaaagagctccctaatatttttataaatcaaattcAGGAGTGAGATACCATTGCTAACTGTTTTATTCCTTTCAACAACTGCattgtaaataaattttacaaatgttTCTTGTATTTCTTATTGTTATAATTGAGGAGGGGGTAGATGACTATGGGCAGTTTGCCCTTTTCTGCATCAAACCTGGGAGAATGAAATTCcacattttcaattcttttctcACATTTACTCAAATGCATTGTCTTGCCCTATAGACTCAGTGGTTGCTTCTCAAGAAGCAGCCAGCAAGTATTCTCAGCCTGAGGGTGGGTTGCTACTGTCCACATAAGCATTTCCAGAATTCACTTTTTTGCTACAACCTCCAGTGAAAGGAAGATATATTACTGTGGTGGGcagcaattatttattttaaatgtgcagtTACTTGATATGactaaaaagtagaataaatgcAAGAGATAATATGTGAATCCTGAAGCCTATTTTAttgctagaaaataaaataacatttaaaaagaagcatTTCATGGAAAACAAAGCTGCCTGATCATTACTAAAAGAGTACTCCTGAACCAATAGTAAAAATGTTGCATGGTGTTTCAGTTTCAGGTGTTCAGCAGAAAGAGCTTTCAGTGGCGTGAATGGGCTGTGAGGGTTCACAGGGACTGCAGAGCGCATCACACAAACACAAGGGT
This is a stretch of genomic DNA from Rhinopithecus roxellana isolate Shanxi Qingling chromosome 4, ASM756505v1, whole genome shotgun sequence. It encodes these proteins:
- the POPDC3 gene encoding popeye domain-containing protein 3, with protein sequence MERNSSLWKNLIDEHPVCTTWKQEAEGAIYHLASILFVVGFMGGSGFFGLLYVFSLLGLGFLCSAVWAWVDVCAADIFSWNFVLFVICFMQFVHIAYQVRSITFAREFQVLYSSLFQPLGISLPVFRTIALSSEVVTLEKEHCYAMQGKTSIDKLSLLVSGRIRVTVDGEFLHYIFPLQFLDSPEWDSLRPTEEGIFQVTLTAETDCRYVSWRRKKLYLLFAQHRYISRLFSVLIGSDIADKLYALNDRVYIGKRYHYDIRLPNFYQMSSPEIRRSPLTQHFRNSRRYCDK